In Bacteroidota bacterium, one DNA window encodes the following:
- the gap gene encoding type I glyceraldehyde-3-phosphate dehydrogenase yields the protein MAIKVGINGFGRIGRSVFRRAMEVGGIDFVAVNDLTNAKTLAHLLKYDSTQGRFNGEVTVDGNDLIVNGDRLKITAERDPANLKWGEMGADIVIESTGIFATREGCTKHLNGGAKKVILTVPPKDPVDAMVVLGVNDGILTADHKIVSNASCTTNCLAPMVKVLNDAFGVEHGLMTTVHSYTNDQNILDLPHSDLRRARAAALNIIPTSTGAARAIGGIIPELKGKLDGTSLRVPTPTGSITDLVAILKKSVTKEEVNAAFKAASEKGSLKNILSYTEDPIVSTDIVGDTHSCIFDSLETMVMAGNMVKILGWYDNEWGYSCRVVDLLGKMAKL from the coding sequence ATGGCAATCAAAGTCGGTATCAATGGGTTCGGCCGAATCGGCCGTTCGGTGTTTCGTCGTGCAATGGAAGTCGGCGGCATTGATTTCGTCGCGGTCAACGATTTGACCAATGCAAAGACACTTGCACACCTTCTTAAATACGATTCCACACAAGGAAGGTTCAATGGCGAAGTCACCGTTGACGGAAACGACCTGATCGTCAATGGCGACCGACTCAAGATCACCGCAGAGCGTGATCCAGCGAATTTGAAGTGGGGCGAGATGGGCGCTGATATTGTTATCGAGTCGACCGGCATCTTCGCAACCCGCGAAGGCTGCACCAAGCACCTCAACGGCGGAGCAAAGAAAGTGATCCTCACTGTCCCGCCGAAAGATCCGGTCGATGCAATGGTTGTTCTCGGGGTCAACGACGGGATCCTGACCGCCGACCACAAGATCGTTTCAAACGCCTCGTGCACGACGAACTGCCTCGCGCCGATGGTTAAAGTGCTCAACGATGCGTTTGGCGTCGAGCACGGCTTGATGACTACCGTGCACTCGTATACGAACGACCAGAACATTCTCGACCTTCCGCACAGCGATCTTCGCCGTGCCCGCGCTGCAGCGCTGAACATCATCCCGACCTCGACCGGAGCCGCTCGTGCGATTGGCGGGATCATTCCTGAATTGAAGGGTAAGCTCGACGGCACCTCGCTTCGAGTGCCGACTCCGACCGGATCAATCACCGATCTCGTTGCGATCCTCAAGAAGAGTGTCACAAAGGAAGAGGTCAATGCTGCGTTCAAAGCAGCTTCGGAGAAGGGCTCGCTCAAAAACATTCTCTCCTATACTGAGGACCCGATCGTTTCGACCGACATCGTTGGCGATACACATTCATGTATCTTCGACTCGCTCGAGACCATGGTGATGGCAGGGAACATGGTGAAGATCCTCGGCTGGTACGATAACGAGTGGGGCTATAGCTGCCGCGTCGTCGATCTGCTGGGGAAAATGGCGAAGCTGTAA